A DNA window from Pseudomonas sp. GD03919 contains the following coding sequences:
- the dusB gene encoding tRNA dihydrouridine synthase DusB encodes MSAPRIGPYTLPNRLILAPMAGVTDRPFRQLCRRLGAGLVVSEMVTSDVRLWNSRKSSLRLLHAGDPEPRSVQIAGGDPQMMADAARKNVELGAQIIDINMGCPAKKVCNKAAGSALLRDEPLVREILAAVVGAVDVPVTLKIRTGWDRQNKNGITVAKIAEDAGIAALSVHGRTRADLYTGEAEYDTIAAIKQAVSIPVFANGDIDSPEKAKAVLDATGADALLIGRAAQGRPWIFREIEHYLRTGESLPAPSLLEVERILLEHLAALHAFYGELMGVRIARKHVGWYLATLPGAREFRAQFNRLDSTDAQCAHVRAFFRERHNDENEVAA; translated from the coding sequence ATGTCGGCCCCACGTATTGGCCCTTACACATTGCCCAATCGGTTGATCCTGGCTCCCATGGCCGGCGTCACCGATCGCCCGTTCCGCCAGCTGTGCCGCCGTCTCGGTGCCGGCCTGGTGGTGTCGGAGATGGTCACCAGCGATGTGCGCTTGTGGAATAGCCGCAAGTCCAGCCTGCGTTTGCTGCACGCCGGTGATCCCGAGCCGCGCTCGGTGCAGATCGCCGGTGGCGACCCGCAGATGATGGCCGACGCAGCACGCAAGAACGTCGAGTTAGGCGCGCAGATCATCGACATCAACATGGGCTGCCCAGCCAAGAAGGTCTGCAACAAGGCCGCCGGCTCCGCCCTGCTGCGTGACGAGCCGCTGGTACGGGAAATCCTCGCTGCCGTGGTCGGTGCGGTGGACGTGCCGGTGACCCTGAAGATTCGTACCGGCTGGGACCGCCAGAACAAGAACGGCATTACCGTGGCGAAAATCGCCGAAGATGCCGGCATTGCTGCACTGTCCGTACACGGCCGCACCCGCGCCGACCTTTACACCGGCGAAGCCGAGTACGACACCATCGCCGCCATCAAGCAGGCGGTATCGATTCCGGTGTTCGCCAATGGCGACATCGACTCCCCGGAAAAAGCCAAGGCCGTGCTCGACGCCACCGGCGCCGACGCCTTGCTGATCGGTCGCGCCGCCCAGGGCAGGCCGTGGATCTTCCGTGAAATCGAGCACTACCTGCGTACCGGCGAGAGCCTGCCGGCACCGAGCCTGCTCGAAGTGGAACGCATTCTGCTGGAACACCTTGCCGCACTGCACGCCTTCTATGGCGAATTGATGGGCGTACGCATCGCCCGCAAGCATGTCGGCTGGTATCTGGCAACCCTGCCGGGCGCCAGGGAGTTTCGCGCCCAGTTCAACCGTCTGGACAGCACGGACGCACAGTGCGCCCACGTTCGCGCGTTCTTCCGCGAACGGCACAACGATGAAAACGAGGTGGCCGCATGA
- a CDS encoding DUF3426 domain-containing protein gives MSESHVTQCPHCRTSFRVSQAQLAAAHGVVRCGACLHVFNAAEQLFGPATTSAAVKAPSAAAQQFHAGTSSKPAAKKAIDDTLWIHDDLDLDNLDLDEELARLEEQEQQLSQQFLALERAPRPAERFEGSGVDAPKDIHDESWTEALLRDEPVKPERARFELQETDALPPAAAAAERRMAEPAPPATMHRQPIVEPLEEADEPRLGSLDDEPLEQAQTDEAPHSEREEPKLTRNEPGLREERLFDLDDEPLQLDWQQPQGTAWGRVFGWSLLNLLAAAGLLAQYATYNFDELARQDRYRPWFEQLCPSIGCSLPSKVDIGQIRSSNLVVRSHPEFSGALIVDAILYNRAPFAQPFPLLEMRFADLGGQLIASRRFKPSEYLAGELAGQREMPPQTPIHISLDILDPGPRAVNYSLSFHSPE, from the coding sequence ATGGCGTCGTGCGCTGTGGGGCCTGCCTGCACGTGTTCAACGCCGCCGAACAGCTGTTCGGCCCCGCCACGACAAGCGCCGCAGTCAAAGCACCCAGCGCGGCGGCGCAACAGTTCCACGCCGGCACCAGCAGCAAGCCAGCAGCCAAGAAAGCGATCGACGATACCCTGTGGATTCATGACGACCTGGACCTCGACAACCTCGATCTCGATGAGGAACTGGCCAGACTGGAAGAACAGGAACAGCAGCTGTCGCAGCAGTTTCTTGCCCTGGAACGGGCGCCGCGCCCAGCCGAACGCTTCGAGGGCAGTGGCGTAGACGCCCCCAAGGACATCCACGATGAATCCTGGACTGAAGCCCTGCTGCGTGACGAGCCGGTAAAACCTGAGCGCGCACGCTTCGAGCTGCAGGAAACTGACGCACTACCGCCAGCGGCGGCTGCAGCGGAACGTAGGATGGCCGAGCCCGCGCCACCCGCCACAATGCACAGGCAGCCCATTGTCGAGCCCCTAGAAGAGGCCGACGAACCGCGCCTTGGCAGCCTCGATGACGAACCGCTGGAGCAGGCGCAGACGGACGAAGCCCCGCACAGCGAACGCGAAGAGCCCAAGCTCACGCGCAACGAGCCGGGTCTGCGCGAAGAGCGCTTGTTCGACCTGGACGACGAACCCCTGCAACTCGACTGGCAGCAGCCACAAGGCACCGCCTGGGGGCGCGTGTTCGGCTGGAGCCTGCTCAACCTGCTGGCGGCAGCCGGCCTGCTGGCGCAATACGCCACCTACAACTTCGATGAACTGGCGCGACAGGATCGTTACCGACCCTGGTTCGAACAGCTGTGCCCCAGCATCGGCTGCAGCCTGCCGTCGAAAGTCGACATCGGCCAGATTCGCAGCAGTAACCTGGTCGTGCGCAGCCACCCGGAGTTCTCCGGCGCGCTGATCGTCGACGCCATTCTCTACAATCGCGCGCCCTTCGCCCAACCCTTCCCGCTGCTGGAAATGCGCTTCGCCGACCTGGGCGGACAACTGATCGCCAGCCGCCGTTTCAAGCCCAGCGAGTACCTCGCTGGCGAGCTGGCCGGACAGCGCGAAATGCCGCCGCAGACGCCCATCCACATCTCCCTGGACATCCTCGACCCCGGCCCTCGCGCGGTCAATTACAGCCTCAGCTTCCACTCGCCCGAGTAG